From the genome of Longimicrobium sp.:
CCCCGGTCAGCCGCCGCGACCACCATCCGGACCAGTTCCCCTTCAGTAGCTCCGGCTTTCCCCGTCCCGTCGTGGGAGTCCTCAAGCACTCGTTCATTAGATCGATCAGCCGGAGCGCGACCTTGCGATCCCGGTCTATCCAGTGCTCGAGATCCTCCATGAACTGGGACGACAAAAGGGGCCTCCGACTCACCCTCTGAGCCGGAGGCCCGCCCGCCTTGGATCCGC
Proteins encoded in this window:
- a CDS encoding Txe/YoeB family addiction module toxin; this encodes GSKAGGPPAQRVSRRPLLSSQFMEDLEHWIDRDRKVALRLIDLMNECLRTPTTGRGKPELLKGNWSGWWSRRLTGEARIVYRVSDEFIEFAQARFHYDP